From one Streptomyces sp. N50 genomic stretch:
- a CDS encoding isocitrate lyase/phosphoenolpyruvate mutase family protein has protein sequence MTNQNTLRDRALAFRALHVPGHPLILPNAWDAASARIVEDAGASAVATTSAGLAWALGVADGDRLDRERALEAVARITASVAVPVSADIESGFAKDPAGVADTVRAVLAAGAVGVNIEDALYGGEGVLRPVAEQAERIAAAREAADAEGVPLFVNARIDTFLRGAGGVDATLERAAAFKAAGADGIFVPGAVEPGTVKELADGIDAPLNVLVGPGAPPVAELAALGVARVSAGSSIAAAAYAVVRRAARELLDTGTYGAQTGGLGYGELNSLLARGN, from the coding sequence ATGACGAACCAGAACACCCTCCGTGACCGGGCTCTGGCCTTCCGCGCGCTGCATGTGCCGGGACATCCGCTGATCCTCCCGAACGCCTGGGACGCCGCGAGCGCCCGCATCGTCGAGGACGCGGGCGCGTCCGCCGTGGCGACCACCAGCGCGGGCCTGGCCTGGGCCCTCGGCGTGGCGGACGGCGACCGGCTGGACCGGGAGCGGGCCCTGGAGGCGGTCGCCCGCATCACCGCGAGCGTGGCCGTACCGGTGAGCGCCGACATCGAGAGCGGCTTCGCGAAGGACCCGGCGGGGGTCGCCGACACGGTCCGCGCGGTGCTCGCGGCGGGCGCGGTGGGGGTGAACATCGAGGACGCGCTCTACGGCGGTGAGGGCGTCCTGCGTCCGGTCGCCGAGCAGGCCGAGCGCATCGCCGCCGCGCGTGAGGCCGCCGACGCGGAGGGCGTGCCGCTGTTCGTCAACGCGCGCATCGACACGTTTCTGCGGGGTGCCGGGGGAGTGGACGCGACCCTGGAGCGGGCCGCCGCGTTCAAGGCCGCGGGCGCCGACGGGATCTTCGTCCCCGGGGCCGTCGAACCGGGAACGGTCAAGGAACTCGCCGACGGGATCGACGCGCCGCTCAATGTGCTGGTCGGCCCCGGCGCACCGCCGGTCGCCGAACTGGCCGCGCTGGGCGTCGCGCGCGTGAGCGCGGGCTCCAGCATCGCGGCGGCCGCGTACGCCGTGGTCCGCCGTGCCGCGCGGGAGCTGCTGGACACGGGTACCTACGGCGCGCAGACGGGAGGGCTCGGCTACGGCGAGCTCAACTCCCTGCTGGCACGGGGGAACTAG
- a CDS encoding ABC-F family ATP-binding cassette domain-containing protein has translation MHTSVTCTSLSFAWPDGTSVFEDLDAAFGPGRTGLVGVNGSGKSTLLKLIARQLTPADGTVRLAGEVGYLPQNVTLDTALRVDETLGIAARRAALHAIEAGDAAEEHFETLGDDWDVEERAIATLGELGLGHIDLDRTIGEVSGGESVLLRLAALLLGRPDVLLLDEPTNNLDLYARRRLYAAVASWPGVMIVVSHDRELLDLVDQIADLRSGGITWYGGNYSAYEEALTTEQDAATRMVRVAEADFRKQKRELSDAQVKLARRKKYGQKMFEQKREPKIVMGARRRAAQESAGKHRILHEERLADAKERLDEAVEAVRDDDEIRVELPYTAVPPGRQVLTLMDLELAYGARAGGLDLRGPERIALIGRNGAGKTTLLRTIAGELEPVAGEAVTHVPLRFLPQRLDVLDDGLTVAENVARFAPGATNNRVRARLARFLFRGARADQQAATLSGGERFRAALAALMLAEPAPQLLMLDEPTNNLDMASVRQLTSALESYEGALIVASHDVPFLASIGITRWLLLDGELRTITPEEVEHPA, from the coding sequence ATGCATACCTCCGTCACCTGTACGTCCCTCTCCTTCGCCTGGCCCGACGGGACCTCCGTCTTCGAGGACCTGGACGCCGCCTTCGGACCCGGCAGGACCGGGCTCGTCGGTGTCAACGGCTCGGGGAAATCAACCCTGTTGAAGCTGATCGCCCGTCAACTCACCCCGGCCGACGGCACCGTGCGCCTCGCGGGCGAGGTCGGCTACCTCCCGCAGAACGTCACGCTCGACACCGCCCTGCGCGTCGACGAGACCCTCGGCATCGCCGCTCGGCGCGCCGCCCTGCACGCCATCGAGGCCGGTGACGCGGCCGAGGAGCACTTCGAGACACTCGGCGACGACTGGGACGTGGAAGAAAGGGCCATCGCCACACTCGGCGAACTCGGCCTGGGACACATCGACTTGGACCGCACCATCGGCGAGGTCTCGGGCGGTGAGTCCGTACTCCTGCGGCTGGCCGCGCTGTTGCTCGGACGGCCGGACGTCCTGCTCCTCGACGAGCCGACGAACAACCTCGACCTGTACGCGCGCAGGCGGCTGTACGCGGCCGTCGCGTCCTGGCCGGGAGTGATGATCGTGGTCAGCCACGACCGTGAACTCCTCGACCTCGTCGACCAGATCGCCGATCTGCGCTCCGGCGGGATCACCTGGTACGGCGGCAACTACTCCGCCTACGAGGAGGCCCTCACCACCGAACAGGACGCCGCGACACGGATGGTGCGCGTCGCCGAGGCGGACTTCCGCAAGCAGAAGCGCGAACTGTCCGACGCCCAGGTCAAGTTGGCCCGGCGCAAGAAGTACGGGCAGAAGATGTTCGAGCAGAAGCGCGAGCCGAAGATCGTGATGGGCGCGCGCAGGCGGGCCGCGCAGGAGTCCGCGGGCAAGCACCGCATCCTGCACGAGGAGCGGCTCGCCGACGCGAAGGAACGGCTCGACGAGGCGGTGGAGGCCGTACGGGACGACGACGAGATCCGCGTGGAACTGCCGTACACGGCCGTACCGCCGGGCCGTCAGGTCCTGACCCTCATGGACCTGGAACTCGCGTACGGCGCGCGGGCGGGCGGCCTCGATCTGCGCGGGCCGGAGCGGATCGCGCTGATCGGGCGCAACGGCGCGGGCAAGACGACGCTGCTGCGGACGATCGCCGGGGAGCTGGAGCCGGTGGCGGGCGAAGCGGTGACACATGTCCCGCTGCGCTTCCTGCCGCAGCGGCTCGACGTCCTCGACGACGGGCTGACCGTGGCGGAGAACGTGGCCCGGTTCGCGCCGGGCGCCACCAACAACCGGGTCCGGGCGCGGCTCGCCCGCTTCCTGTTCCGGGGTGCCCGCGCCGACCAGCAGGCGGCGACCCTGTCCGGCGGCGAGCGCTTCCGGGCGGCGCTGGCCGCGCTGATGCTCGCGGAGCCCGCCCCGCAGCTGCTGATGCTGGACGAGCCGACGAACAACCTCGACATGGCGAGCGTGCGGCAGCTGACCTCGGCGCTGGAGTCGTACGAAGGGGCGTTGATCGTGGCCAGTCACGACGTGCCGTTCCTCGCGTCGATCGGCATCACGCGCTGGCTGCTGCTGGACGGGGAGCTGCGGACGATCACGCCGGAGGAGGTGGAACACCCGGCCTGA